A genome region from Gymnogyps californianus isolate 813 chromosome 4, ASM1813914v2, whole genome shotgun sequence includes the following:
- the IDH3B gene encoding isocitrate dehydrogenase [NAD] subunit beta, mitochondrial — translation MAALSAGRAAAGGLLRAQSLGAWRGLRASAALQQIPRAKSENAKSESTFQVTMLPGDGVGPELMHAVKEVFKAASVPVVFDEHHLSEVQNMASEEKLDQVVDSMKESKVALIGKIHTPMEYKGELASYDMRLRRKLDLFANVVHVKSLPGYKTRHNNLDLVIIREQTEGEYSSLEHESAKGVIECLKIITRAKSQRIAKFAFDYATKKGRSKVTAVHKANIMKLGDGLFLQCCEEVAELYPKIKFDTMIIDNCCMQLVQNPYQFDVLVMPNLYGNIIDNLAAGLVGGAGVVPGESYSAEYAVFEMGARHPFAQAVGRNIANPTAMLLSAANMLRHLNLEFHSNLIADAVKKVIKVGKVRTRDLGGYSTTSDFVKSVIDNLHPHYGA, via the exons ATGGCGGCGCTCAGCGCGGGACGGGCGGCCGCCGGG GGTCTCCTGCGCGCCCAGAGCCTCGGGGCGTGGAGGGGCCTGCGTGCCTCCGCCGCCCTCCAGCAGATCCCGCGGGCCAAG TCAGAAAATGCGAAGTCTGAGAGCACGTTCCAGGTCACCATGCTGCCGGGAGACGGGGTGGGCCCGGAGCTCATGCACGCCGTCAAGGAGGTGTTCAAG GCTGCCAGCGTGCCGGTGGTCTTCGATGAGCACCACCTGAGCGAGGTGCAGAACATGGCGTCGGAAGAAAAACTGGATCAGGTGGTTGACTCTATGAAGGAAAGTAAAGTCGCCCTTATAG GCAAGATCCACACCCCCATGGAGTACAAGGGAGAGCTGGCTTCTTACGACATGAGGCTCAG GCGCAAATTAGACTTGTTTGCAAATGTCGTCCATGTGAAGAGCTTACCGGGCTATAAAACACGCCACAACAACTTGGACCTCGTGATCATTCGTGAGCAGACAGAGGGGGAGTACAGCTCTCTGGAACATGAG AGTGCAAAGGGAGTCATCGAGTGCCTGAAGATCATCACCCGGGCCAAGTCGCAGCGCATTGCCAAGTTCGCCTTTGACTACGCCACCAAAAAAGGGCGCTCTAAGGTCACGGCTGTGCACAAAGCCAACATCAT GAAATTAGGCGATGGGCTcttcctgcagtgctgtgaaGAAGTGGCAGAGCTGTACCCCAAGATCAAATTTGACACCATGATCATTGACAACTGCTGCATGCAG CTGGTGCAGAACCCCTACCAGTTCGACGTCCTGGTCATGCCGAACCTCTACGGGAACATCATCGATAACCTGGCAGCCGGCTTGGTGGGCGGAGCTGGCGTGGTTCCCGGGGAGAGCTACAGCGCCGAGTACGCCGTGTTCGAGATG GGCGCCCGCCACCCCTTCGCCCAGGCCGTGGGCAGGAACATCGCCAATCCCACTGCCATGCTGCTCTCGGCCGCCAACATGCTGCGGCACCTCAA CTTGGAATTTCACTCCAATTTGATCGCGGACGCGGTGAAGAAGGTGATCAAAGTCGGAAAA GTTCGGACACGGGACTTGGGCGGTTACTCCACCACTTCTGACTTCGTGAAGTCTGTGATTGACAACCTGCACCCCCACTATGGTGCCTAG
- the NOP56 gene encoding nucleolar protein 56 isoform X1, with the protein MVLLHVLFEHAAGYALFAVREVEEISLLLPQVEESVLTIGKFHNVVKLVAFAPFKSAQSALENINAISEGILHEDLRLLLETSMPAKKKKALLGVADTKLGAAILEELGYQCQTGGVVAEILRGIRLHFHALVKGLTAQSASKAQLGLGHSYSRAKVKFNVNRVDNMIIQSISLLDQLDKDINTFSMRVREWYGYHFPELIKIVSENYTYCRLAKFIGNRRELSEESLEALEEIVMDSAKAQAILEASRSSMGMDISPLDLINIESFSSRVISLSEYRKGLQEYLRSKMSQVAPSLSALIGEVVGARLISHAGSLTNLAKYPASTVQILGAEKALFRALKTRGNTPKYGLIFHSTFIGRAAAKNKGRISRYLANKCTIASRIDCFSEVPTSVFGDKLREQVEERLAFYETGEPPRKNLEVMKEAVVEASEVVAEVKRKQEKKEKKKKKREKRRLEALAAAAEEVENSVLETEVKENDVEPKKKKKKKKQQQELEAESEQEPEAASEPEENGLEEEALPKKKRKLMVEPDQEEQKKKKKKKKKAAAARDSED; encoded by the exons ATG GTGCTGCTCCACGTGCTGTTCGAGCATGCCGCCGGGTACGCGCTCTTCGCCGTGCGGGAGGTGGAGGAGAtcagcctgctgctgccgcAG GTGGAGGAGAGCGTCCTCACCATCGGCAAGTTCCACAACGTGGTGAAGCTCGTGGCCTTCGCCCCCTTCAAGTCGGCCCAGAGCGCTCTGGAGAACATCAACGCCATCTCCGAGG GGATCCTCCACGAGGACCTGCGGCTCCTGCTGGAGACCTCCATGCCCGCCAAGAAAAAGAAGGCGCTGCTGGGAGTCGCTGACACCAAGTTGGGGGCCGCCAtcctggaggagctgggctACCAGTGCCAGACTGGGGGGGTCGTGGCCGAGATCCTGCGGG GGATCCGCCTGCACTTCCACGCGCTGGTGAAGGGCCTCACCGCCCAGTCGGCCTCCAAGGCCCAGCTGGGCCTCGGCCACAGCTACTCCCGCGCCAAGGTGAAGTTCAATGTGAACCGCGTGGACAACATGATCATCCAGTCCATCAGCCTCCTGGACCAGCTGGACAAGGACATCAACACCTTCTCCATGCGCGTGCG GGAGTGGTACGGGTACCACTTCCCCGAGCTGATCAAGATCGTCTCCGAGAATTACACCTACTGCCGGCTGGCCAAGTTCATCGGGAACCGCAGGGAGCTGAGCGAGGAGAGCCTGGAGGCGCTGGAGGAGATCGTCATGGACAGCGCCAAGGCGCAGGCCATCCTGGAAGCCTCCCGCTCCTCCATGG GGATGGACATCTCTCCCCTCGATCTCATCAACATTGAGAGCTTCTCCAGCCGCGTCATCTCGCTTTCCGAGTACCGCAAGGGCCTGCAGGAATATCTCCGCTCCAAGATGAGCCAGGTGGCTCCCAGCCTCTCGGCTCTCATCGGGGAGGTG gtggGCGCCCGCCTCATCTCCCACGCCGGCAGCCTGACAAACCTGGCCAAGTACCCGGCCTCGACGGTGCAGATCCTGGGGGCCGAGAAAGCCCTCTTCAG GGCTCTGAAGACGCGAGGGAACACTCCCAAGTACGGGCTCATTTTCCACTCCACCTTCATCGGGCGAGCGGCCGCTAAGAACAAGGGGCGCATCTCCCGCTACCTGGCCAACAAGTGCACCATCGCCTCCCGCATCGACTGCTTCTCAG AAGTCCCCACCAGCGTCTTCGGGGACAAGCTGCGGGAGCAGGTGGAGGAGCGCTTGGCCTTCTACGAGACGGGGGAGCCGCCCCGCAAGAACCTGGAGGTGATGAAGGAGGCTGTGGTGGAG GCAAGCGAGGTGGTGGCTGAGGTCaagaggaagcaggagaagaaggagaaaaagaagaaaaagagggagaagcgGCGGCTGGAGGCCCTGGCTGCGGCTGCAGAGGAGGTGGAGAACTCGGTGCTGGAGACGGAGGTGAAG GAGAACGACGTCGAgcccaagaagaaaaagaagaagaagaagcagcagcaggagctggaggctgaATCGGAGCAGGAGCCGGAGGCTGCATCGGAGCCAGAGGAGAACGGGCTGGAGGAAGAAGCCTTGcccaagaagaaaaggaaactaatGGTAGAGCCTGAccaggaggagcagaagaagaagaagaagaagaagaagaaggcggcggcggccaggGACTCGGAGGACTAG
- the VPS16 gene encoding vacuolar protein sorting-associated protein 16 homolog isoform X1: MDCYTANWNPLGEDAFYRKFELYTMEWNLKEDLRECLVAAAPYGGPIALLKNNARKEKSPSARPLLEIYSASGLLLASIPWKSGQLVQLGWTASEDLLCIQKDGTVLIYNLFCEFKRHFSMGNEVLQNHVLEAKVFHTEYGTGVAILTGAHRFSLATNIDDLKLRRMPEVPGLQKPPSCWAVLSQDRVTIVLLAVGQDLYLLDNTSCSVVTPPGMSPSAGAYLQMAVSFNYRCLALFTDTGYIWMGLATLKEKLCEFNSSVRSLPKQMVWCMRPWSRQPAVVVAWDRQLMVVGNSTECIQFVLDEDSYLVPELDGVRILSRTSHEFLHEIPEASQEIFKIASMAPGALLLEAQKEYEKESQKADEYLREIKDQKLLPEAVSQCIEAAGYEHEPDTQKSLLRAASFGKCFIDKFPPESFVRMCQDLRVLNAVRDYQIGIPLTFTQYKRLTIEVLLDRLVLRRLYPLAIRICEYLRLSEIQGVSRILAHWACYKVQQKDKSDEEVAHAINQKLGDTPGISYSEIAARAYDCGRTELAIKLLEYEPRSGEQVPLLLKMKRSKLALSKAIESGDTDLVYTVVLHLKNELNRGTFFMTLQNQPVALSLYRQFCKHQERETLKDLYNQDDNHQELGNFHVHSSYSEKRIEGRVGALQNAVDEYYKAKNEFAAKATEDQIKLLRLQRHFQEDFDKPYLDLSLHDTVSNLILDGHHKRAEQLYREFKIPDKRYWWLKISALANRGDWEEMEKFSKSKKSPIGYLPFVEISVKHHNRYEAKKYAPRVTPEQRVKAFVLVGDLDQAADAAIEHKNETEMNFVLSKCTASTDAAVAEKLNRARAQLLKK; the protein is encoded by the exons TGGAAGAGCGGCCAGCTggtgcagctgggctggacggCCAGCGAGGACCTGCTGTGCATCCAGAAGGACGGCACCGTTCTCATCTACAACCTCTTCTGCGAGTTCAAGCGCCACTTCAGCATGGGCAAC gaggtgctgcagaACCACGTGCTGGAGGCGAAGGTCTTCCACACAGAGTATGGCACCGGCGTGGCCATCCTCACCGGGGCGCACCGCTTCTCCCTGGCCACCAACATCGACGACCTGAAGCTGCGCAGGATGCCCGAGGTTCCCG GTCTGCAGAAGCCGCCGTCCTGCTGGGCCGTGCTGTCCCAGGACAGAGTCACCATTGTCCTGCTGGCGGTCGGACAGGACCTCTACCTCCTGGACAACACCTCCTGCTCCGTGGTG ACCCCCCCTGGCATGAGCCCCTCCGCCGGTGCCTATCTGCAGATGGCCGTGTCCTTCAACTACCGCTGCCTGGCGCTTTTCACCGACACCGGCTACATCTGGATGGGGCTGGCCACGCTGAAG GAGAAGCTCTGCGAGTTCAACAGCAGCGTCCGATCTCTGCCCAAGCAGATGGTTTG GTGCATGCGTCCCTGGAGCCGGCAGCCTGCCGTGGTGGTGGCCTGGGACCGGCAGCTGATGGTGGTGGGGAACTCCACGGAGTGCATCCA ATTTGTCCTGGATGAGGACTCCTACCTGGTGCCCGAGCTGGACGGGGTCCGGATCTTGTCTCGCACCTCCCACGAGTTCCTGCACGAGATCCCAG AGGCCAGCCAGGAGATCTTCAAGATCGCCTCCATGGCCCCGGGGGCACTTCTGCTGGAGGCACAGAAGGAGTACGAG AAGGAGAGCCAGAAGGCAGACGAGTACCTGCGGGAGATCAAGGACCAGAAGCTGCTCCCAGAGGCGGTGAGCCAGTGCATCGAGGCAGCCGGCTACGAGCACGAGCCGGACACCCAGAAGTCGCTGCTGAGG GCAGCCTCCTTCGGCAAGTGCTTCATCGACAAGTTCCCCCCGGAGAGTTTCGTGCGCATGTGCCAGGACCTGCGGGTGCTCAACGCCGTCCGGGACTACCAGATCGGCATCCCCCTCACCTTCACCCA ATACAAGCGGCTCACCATCGAGGTCCTGCTGGACAG GCTGGTCCTGCGGCGGCTCTACCCCCTGGCCATCAGGATCTGCGAGTACCTGCGCCTCTCGGAGATCCAGGGCGTCAGCCGCATCCTGGCCCACTGGGCCTGCTACAAG GTGCAGCAGAAGGACAAGTCTGATGAAGAGGTGGCCCACGCCATCAACCAGAAGCTGGGTGACACGCCGGGCATCTCCTACTCTGAGATCGCCGCCCGGGCTTACGACTGCGGCAGGACAGAGCTGGCCATCAAG ctgctggagtaTGAGCCACGCTCTGGGGAGCAGGTCCCGCTGCTGCTGAAGATGAAGCGGAGCAAGCTGGCCCTCAGCAAAGCCATCGAGAGCGGGGACACCGACCTGG TCTACACCGTCGTGCTCCACCTGAAGAACGAGCTGAATCGCGGCACCTTCTTCATGACGCTGCAGAACCAGCCGGTGGCCCTGAGCCTGTATCGCCAG TTCTGCAAGCACCAGGAGCGGGAGACACTGAAGGACCTGTATAACCAGGACGACAATCACCAGGAGCTCGGCAACTTCCACGTCCACTCCAGCTACTCGGAGAAG CGCATTGAAGGACGAGTAGGAGCTCTGCAGAACGCCGTGGACGAGTACTACAAAGCCAAGAACGAGTTTGCTGCCAAG GCCACAGAGGATCAGATCAAGCTCCTGCGGCTCCAGCGACACTTCCAGGAGGACTTTGACAAACCCTATCTCGACCTCTCGCTGCACGACACCGTCTCCAACCTCATCCTCGATGGCCACCACAAGCGAGCCGAGCAGCTCTACCGGGAGTTCAAGATCCCCGACAAGAG GTACTGGTGGCTGAAGATCAGTGCCCTGGCCAACCGCGGCGActgggaggagatggagaagtTCTCCAAGAGCAAGAAGTCGCCCATCGGGTACCTG CCCTTCGTGGAGATCTCGGTGAAGCACCACAACCGCTACGAGGCCAAGAAGTACGCGCCACGCGTGACCCCCGAGCAGCGCGTCAAAGCCTTCGTCCTGGTGGG GGACCTCGACCAGGCCGCCGATGCTGCCATCGAGCACAAGAACGAGACTGAGATGAACTTCGTCCTGTCCAAGTGCACCGCCAGCACCGACGCCGCCGTGGCGGAGAAGCTGAACCGGGCCCGAGCCCAGCTCCTGAAGAAGTGA
- the NOP56 gene encoding nucleolar protein 56 isoform X2, with amino-acid sequence MVLLHVLFEHAAGYALFAVREVEEISLLLPQVEESVLTIGKFHNVVKLVAFAPFKSAQSALENINAISEGILHEDLRLLLETSMPAKKKKALLGVADTKLGAAILEELGYQCQTGGVVAEILRGIRLHFHALVKGLTAQSASKAQLGLGHSYSRAKVKFNVNRVDNMIIQSISLLDQLDKDINTFSMRVREWYGYHFPELIKIVSENYTYCRLAKFIGNRRELSEESLEALEEIVMDSAKAQAILEASRSSMGMDISPLDLINIESFSSRVISLSEYRKGLQEYLRSKMSQVAPSLSALIGEVVGARLISHAGSLTNLAKYPASTVQILGAEKALFRALKTRGNTPKYGLIFHSTFIGRAAAKNKGRISRYLANKCTIASRIDCFSEVPTSVFGDKLREQVEERLAFYETGEPPRKNLEVMKEAVVEASEVVAEVKRKQEKKEKKKKKREKRRLEALAAAAEEVENSVLETEENDVEPKKKKKKKKQQQELEAESEQEPEAASEPEENGLEEEALPKKKRKLMVEPDQEEQKKKKKKKKKAAAARDSED; translated from the exons ATG GTGCTGCTCCACGTGCTGTTCGAGCATGCCGCCGGGTACGCGCTCTTCGCCGTGCGGGAGGTGGAGGAGAtcagcctgctgctgccgcAG GTGGAGGAGAGCGTCCTCACCATCGGCAAGTTCCACAACGTGGTGAAGCTCGTGGCCTTCGCCCCCTTCAAGTCGGCCCAGAGCGCTCTGGAGAACATCAACGCCATCTCCGAGG GGATCCTCCACGAGGACCTGCGGCTCCTGCTGGAGACCTCCATGCCCGCCAAGAAAAAGAAGGCGCTGCTGGGAGTCGCTGACACCAAGTTGGGGGCCGCCAtcctggaggagctgggctACCAGTGCCAGACTGGGGGGGTCGTGGCCGAGATCCTGCGGG GGATCCGCCTGCACTTCCACGCGCTGGTGAAGGGCCTCACCGCCCAGTCGGCCTCCAAGGCCCAGCTGGGCCTCGGCCACAGCTACTCCCGCGCCAAGGTGAAGTTCAATGTGAACCGCGTGGACAACATGATCATCCAGTCCATCAGCCTCCTGGACCAGCTGGACAAGGACATCAACACCTTCTCCATGCGCGTGCG GGAGTGGTACGGGTACCACTTCCCCGAGCTGATCAAGATCGTCTCCGAGAATTACACCTACTGCCGGCTGGCCAAGTTCATCGGGAACCGCAGGGAGCTGAGCGAGGAGAGCCTGGAGGCGCTGGAGGAGATCGTCATGGACAGCGCCAAGGCGCAGGCCATCCTGGAAGCCTCCCGCTCCTCCATGG GGATGGACATCTCTCCCCTCGATCTCATCAACATTGAGAGCTTCTCCAGCCGCGTCATCTCGCTTTCCGAGTACCGCAAGGGCCTGCAGGAATATCTCCGCTCCAAGATGAGCCAGGTGGCTCCCAGCCTCTCGGCTCTCATCGGGGAGGTG gtggGCGCCCGCCTCATCTCCCACGCCGGCAGCCTGACAAACCTGGCCAAGTACCCGGCCTCGACGGTGCAGATCCTGGGGGCCGAGAAAGCCCTCTTCAG GGCTCTGAAGACGCGAGGGAACACTCCCAAGTACGGGCTCATTTTCCACTCCACCTTCATCGGGCGAGCGGCCGCTAAGAACAAGGGGCGCATCTCCCGCTACCTGGCCAACAAGTGCACCATCGCCTCCCGCATCGACTGCTTCTCAG AAGTCCCCACCAGCGTCTTCGGGGACAAGCTGCGGGAGCAGGTGGAGGAGCGCTTGGCCTTCTACGAGACGGGGGAGCCGCCCCGCAAGAACCTGGAGGTGATGAAGGAGGCTGTGGTGGAG GCAAGCGAGGTGGTGGCTGAGGTCaagaggaagcaggagaagaaggagaaaaagaagaaaaagagggagaagcgGCGGCTGGAGGCCCTGGCTGCGGCTGCAGAGGAGGTGGAGAACTCGGTGCTGGAGACGGAG GAGAACGACGTCGAgcccaagaagaaaaagaagaagaagaagcagcagcaggagctggaggctgaATCGGAGCAGGAGCCGGAGGCTGCATCGGAGCCAGAGGAGAACGGGCTGGAGGAAGAAGCCTTGcccaagaagaaaaggaaactaatGGTAGAGCCTGAccaggaggagcagaagaagaagaagaagaagaagaagaaggcggcggcggccaggGACTCGGAGGACTAG